Proteins found in one Phytohabitans houttuyneae genomic segment:
- a CDS encoding IPT/TIG domain-containing protein: MGGNIIRGRVWQRLGVLVAVLIPVVFVIALLARDVDGFAFTPRWSAVFAAWALLTITLVLDMLVRLQADESVEKTVRAAAPQVEAARNAAGDIADAARAGGGAAATDADAQAASKVAVSATAEQAAAQVRARRAGMKSLVIGSDGRASTSKVQAVLWTYAVLFTLVYMSVLGRRLFGGLDTPGVRRYGDAMKEFLDAGFRPEYIALLGLPIAGAVAAKGIISGKVANEQIVKTPDTSEPGVGRGLAELVSGDKGQADLLDFQYAAFNLVTLMYFFIIFATTSAIEPSKGLPTIPATLLSLAGVSTLAYLAKKQLETGLAPVVTSVTPMRVRLGTDREILITGEGFHAQGRAATTFNQVLLDGRPLPVREWAPTSVTAVLPTNVDRKALEALGWKANPAAEIIVRDDTGSGSPAVKIDVQLP, from the coding sequence ATGGGTGGAAACATAATCCGCGGGCGGGTGTGGCAACGACTCGGCGTCCTGGTCGCGGTGCTCATTCCCGTGGTCTTCGTCATCGCATTGCTCGCTCGCGACGTCGACGGCTTCGCCTTCACTCCACGCTGGTCTGCGGTATTCGCGGCGTGGGCCCTGCTGACCATCACTCTGGTGCTCGACATGCTGGTGCGCCTGCAGGCCGACGAGTCGGTCGAGAAGACCGTGCGGGCGGCCGCGCCGCAGGTGGAGGCGGCCCGCAACGCCGCCGGCGACATCGCCGACGCCGCGCGGGCCGGCGGCGGCGCCGCAGCCACGGATGCCGACGCGCAGGCAGCGAGCAAGGTCGCGGTCAGCGCGACCGCCGAGCAGGCAGCCGCCCAGGTACGCGCCCGCCGCGCCGGCATGAAGTCGCTCGTGATCGGCAGCGACGGCCGCGCATCCACCAGCAAGGTCCAAGCGGTGCTGTGGACCTACGCGGTGCTGTTCACCCTCGTGTATATGAGCGTGCTCGGCCGGCGACTTTTCGGCGGTCTAGACACGCCCGGCGTCCGCCGCTACGGCGACGCGATGAAAGAGTTCCTCGACGCCGGCTTCCGGCCCGAGTACATCGCCCTCCTCGGACTCCCCATCGCCGGCGCGGTGGCGGCGAAAGGCATCATCTCCGGCAAGGTGGCAAACGAACAGATAGTCAAAACCCCCGACACCAGCGAACCCGGCGTAGGCCGCGGCCTGGCCGAACTGGTCAGCGGTGACAAAGGCCAAGCCGACCTGCTCGACTTCCAGTACGCCGCGTTCAACCTCGTGACCCTGATGTACTTCTTCATCATTTTCGCCACCACGAGCGCGATCGAGCCGAGCAAGGGCCTGCCCACCATCCCCGCGACCCTGCTCAGCCTCGCCGGCGTATCGACGCTCGCCTACCTCGCCAAAAAGCAACTGGAGACCGGCCTGGCACCGGTCGTCACCTCGGTGACGCCGATGCGCGTGCGGCTGGGCACCGACCGCGAAATCCTCATCACCGGCGAGGGCTTCCACGCACAGGGACGGGCGGCCACGACGTTCAACCAGGTCCTGCTCGACGGCCGCCCACTGCCCGTCCGCGAATGGGCACCCACGTCGGTCACCGCGGTCCTACCGACCAATGTGGACCGAAAAGCGCTGGAGGCACTCGGCTGGAAGGCAAACCCCGCCGCCGAAATCATCGTCCGGGACGACACGGGCAGCGGCAGCCCGGCCGTCAAAATCGACGTTCAACTGCCCTAA
- a CDS encoding YiaA/YiaB family inner membrane protein: MTTSVPRKTTTAFFVQAVLSFAISLFAACVAIVYLPVGIWIRAFLALALLYVVTSAFTLAKCIRDYQESSEVVSRVDQARLDKLLTEHDPFKVHSTG, translated from the coding sequence ATGACCACCTCGGTTCCGCGCAAGACCACTACGGCGTTCTTCGTGCAGGCGGTGCTGTCGTTCGCCATCTCGCTGTTCGCGGCCTGCGTCGCGATCGTCTACCTGCCGGTCGGGATCTGGATCCGCGCGTTTCTGGCCCTCGCGCTGCTCTACGTCGTCACGTCCGCGTTCACGCTGGCCAAGTGCATCCGTGACTACCAGGAGAGCTCCGAAGTGGTCAGTCGCGTGGACCAGGCCCGCCTGGACAAGCTGCTCACCGAACACGACCCCTTCAAAGTGCACTCGACCGGCTAG
- a CDS encoding endo-1,4-beta-xylanase → MTPSIEEGPVSSTLRQRKRFTSIALPTAVLLVVGGAAAIQSVGPAAAAETTLRAAAANAGLFFGVAASPGRLSSIVAQEFNQLTPENDMKPATIATSSGGLQNTGNADTLVNYAQTNNMLVRGHTLVWHSQAGSLQGANQATLNTFIGNAINRWGNRIAYWDVVNEALDDNNTGNRRTQWPHTLNRDANGDGDFFDSGDTDVIRDSFIRAKQVVQAGGFSTKLCINDYDVEGLTVRGGTPNRKANALYDIVRTYRQYIDCVGFQAHFNDNPNSIISDDLQANIQRFADLGVEVHITELDIDDDLSNNDIGTGQAENYRKVVRACLNVSRCTGITVWGIADSESWRSSERGLLFTGSSGNYQKKAAYTAVLEELNRGRGGPTSSPTVSPSVSPSVSPSVSPSVSPSVSPSVSPSVSPSVSPNPNPGCSASVSLNAWTGGFVATVRVTAGSAPINGWNVRLTLPSGATVTNAWNANRSGNTGAVQFTNVSYNGRVNAGQSTEFGFQGTGTATGLSPVCTAS, encoded by the coding sequence ATGACACCTAGCATTGAGGAAGGTCCCGTGAGCAGCACCCTGAGACAGCGCAAAAGGTTCACGAGCATAGCTTTGCCGACCGCGGTCCTGCTGGTGGTCGGCGGCGCCGCGGCGATCCAGTCCGTCGGCCCGGCCGCCGCGGCCGAGACGACGCTGCGGGCCGCGGCCGCCAATGCCGGGCTGTTCTTCGGGGTCGCTGCCTCACCCGGCCGGCTCAGCTCGATCGTCGCCCAGGAGTTCAACCAGCTGACCCCTGAGAACGACATGAAGCCGGCCACGATCGCCACGTCGTCCGGTGGGCTGCAGAACACGGGCAACGCCGACACGCTGGTCAACTACGCCCAGACCAACAACATGCTGGTACGCGGCCACACGCTCGTGTGGCACTCGCAGGCCGGCTCACTGCAGGGTGCCAACCAGGCGACGCTGAACACCTTCATCGGCAACGCCATCAACCGCTGGGGCAACCGGATCGCGTACTGGGACGTCGTCAACGAGGCGCTCGACGACAACAACACCGGCAACCGCCGCACCCAGTGGCCGCACACGCTGAACCGGGACGCGAACGGCGACGGTGACTTCTTCGACAGCGGCGACACCGACGTCATCCGCGACTCGTTCATCCGGGCCAAGCAGGTCGTGCAGGCCGGTGGGTTCAGCACCAAGCTGTGCATCAACGACTACGACGTCGAAGGCCTGACGGTCCGGGGCGGCACCCCTAACCGCAAGGCCAACGCGCTGTACGACATCGTCCGCACCTACCGGCAGTACATCGACTGCGTCGGGTTCCAGGCGCACTTCAACGACAACCCGAACAGCATCATCTCCGATGACCTGCAGGCCAACATCCAGCGCTTCGCCGACCTCGGCGTCGAGGTGCACATCACCGAGCTGGACATCGACGACGACCTGAGCAACAACGACATCGGCACCGGCCAGGCGGAAAACTACCGCAAGGTCGTGCGCGCCTGCCTGAACGTCTCGCGGTGCACCGGCATCACCGTGTGGGGCATCGCCGACAGCGAGTCGTGGCGCTCCTCGGAGCGGGGTCTGCTGTTCACCGGCAGCAGCGGCAACTACCAGAAGAAGGCCGCGTACACCGCGGTCCTGGAGGAGCTGAACCGCGGCCGCGGCGGCCCCACCTCGAGCCCGACCGTGTCGCCGTCGGTCTCTCCGTCGGTTTCTCCGTCGGTCTCCCCGTCCGTGTCGCCCTCGGTGTCTCCGTCGGTCTCGCCGTCCGTGTCGCCGTCGGTCTCACCGAACCCGAACCCCGGCTGCTCGGCCTCGGTCTCGCTGAACGCCTGGACCGGCGGCTTCGTCGCCACGGTGCGGGTCACCGCCGGCAGCGCGCCGATCAACGGGTGGAATGTGCGGCTCACCCTGCCGTCCGGCGCCACGGTGACCAACGCGTGGAACGCCAACCGCAGCGGCAATACGGGCGCCGTGCAGTTCACCAACGTCAGCTACAACGGCCGGGTTAACGCCGGCCAGTCCACCGAGTTCGGTTTCCAAGGCACCGGGACGGCCACCGGCCTGAGCCCGGTGTGCACCGCCTCCTGA
- a CDS encoding alpha/beta hydrolase family protein, which produces MRSASLDAGGNEVIAANVPEHSHAGIQCWWAGDSIARYFVSDARRMLDYRAARPEVDPARIGAAGNSGGGTLTCWLTLVEPRLAAAVPSCFITAREHYQRSGQAQDPEQIIPGGALHGLDHEDFLIAMALLDGDTAQGDDRATARDGLLDLLFVYLLRTWFAEYHDAAGWGRALLTPHRPTVH; this is translated from the coding sequence ATGCGTAGCGCCAGCCTGGACGCCGGCGGCAACGAGGTCATCGCGGCCAACGTCCCCGAGCATTCGCACGCCGGCATCCAGTGCTGGTGGGCCGGTGACTCCATCGCGCGGTACTTCGTGTCGGACGCGAGACGGATGCTGGACTACCGGGCCGCGCGCCCGGAAGTCGACCCGGCGCGGATAGGTGCCGCCGGCAACAGCGGCGGCGGTACCCTCACCTGCTGGCTCACGCTCGTCGAGCCGCGCCTCGCCGCGGCCGTGCCAAGCTGCTTCATCACCGCGCGGGAGCACTACCAGCGGTCCGGGCAGGCGCAGGACCCGGAGCAGATCATCCCGGGCGGCGCGCTGCACGGCCTGGACCACGAGGACTTCCTCATCGCCATGGCGCTGCTGGACGGGGACACCGCGCAGGGCGACGACCGGGCAACAGCGCGGGACGGGCTCTTGGACCTGCTGTTCGTCTACCTGTTGCGGACCTGGTTCGCCGAGTACCACGACGCCGCGGGCTGGGGCCGCGCTTTGTTGACCCCACACCGACCGACCGTTCATTGA
- a CDS encoding alpha/beta hydrolase, with protein MAGAFQQWWRTRGADVRRCLAVLGTLVLGATVVLTGAQPAAAATPWLSVSDGFVSFRIPAADLESALGTVSSVVVEADFGPSFAIADLGLGRSGDAWTSVIGPLRPGLYQYRIRADGTKLLKDPTNATTVTSDPTWSTFLVEGDSASLLADVPAGQGGALGTVSYPAGPQQTRSATVWTPPGYDAHRSRPYPVLHLQQGADRSRTDWLDLGRAKQILDNLAVRRQIEPMVVVLGDGNAPDFRQELRAIARAVRREYNIADDPARRALAGASAGGTQVLRSALTHPGEFAYVGSFAGPLTSEHLRIDGHAVNAGTRLLRLYTGNMTDPAYNPTYRTLRTLDRSGVRHDFDGVNPDDGHTWNTWRENLADFLPRLFRPVHDHRPSAGHLPLIREFATPAPGTTPTPWLTQDANGDTFVTVETGSEYASAGRVTLWGNWAPGGSWVNVPLTRTGDRWRGTVGPLKPWFYYYKFIVDLVSKKDTANPTRITTEPTWSTFLAPGRAARPLTDVRAGRGGTLATLTYTSTVVAAERTAYVWTPPGYDPARAEPYPVLYLQHGGGQNYTDWVEMGRAKQILDNGFRDGKLVPMVVVMGNGNVPDFGKELLDNIVPAARAAYHISHDPARQALAGLSMGGFQALDVLKTHPGEFAYIGTFSAGVFNSTGFDVAAVNDGTKLLRMYTGNVTDFVYPLVLSTMATFDTLGIRYEFAGVTPGPHGWDAWQKNLIDFAPRLFRPDST; from the coding sequence ATGGCTGGTGCGTTTCAGCAGTGGTGGCGGACACGCGGCGCCGATGTACGCCGCTGCCTGGCAGTGCTCGGCACCCTCGTCCTAGGAGCGACGGTCGTGCTGACCGGAGCCCAGCCGGCGGCGGCGGCGACCCCGTGGCTCAGCGTGTCCGACGGTTTCGTGTCGTTCCGGATTCCGGCCGCCGACCTCGAAAGCGCGTTGGGTACGGTGTCGAGCGTCGTCGTCGAAGCGGACTTCGGTCCGTCCTTCGCCATCGCGGACCTGGGCCTTGGACGTTCCGGGGACGCCTGGACCTCGGTGATCGGCCCGCTGCGGCCAGGGCTGTACCAGTACCGGATTCGGGCCGACGGCACCAAGCTCCTCAAGGACCCGACCAACGCCACCACGGTCACCTCCGACCCGACCTGGAGCACGTTCCTCGTCGAGGGTGACTCCGCCAGCCTGCTGGCGGACGTGCCCGCCGGTCAGGGCGGTGCCCTCGGCACCGTCAGCTATCCGGCCGGGCCGCAGCAGACGCGGTCCGCCACCGTGTGGACTCCACCCGGCTACGACGCGCACCGCAGCCGCCCCTACCCCGTGCTTCACCTCCAGCAGGGCGCGGACCGCAGCCGTACCGACTGGCTCGACCTCGGGCGCGCCAAGCAGATTCTCGACAACCTCGCCGTGCGGCGGCAGATCGAACCCATGGTGGTCGTGCTGGGTGACGGCAACGCCCCCGATTTCCGGCAGGAGTTGCGCGCCATCGCGCGGGCGGTCCGGCGCGAGTACAACATCGCCGATGACCCCGCGCGCCGGGCACTCGCGGGCGCCTCGGCCGGCGGGACCCAGGTGCTGCGCTCCGCCCTCACCCATCCCGGGGAGTTCGCTTACGTGGGCTCGTTTGCCGGCCCGCTGACCAGCGAACACCTCCGGATCGACGGCCACGCCGTCAACGCTGGAACCCGGCTGCTGCGCCTCTACACCGGGAACATGACCGACCCCGCGTACAACCCGACGTACAGGACCCTGCGCACGCTCGACCGGTCCGGGGTCCGGCACGACTTCGACGGAGTGAACCCGGATGACGGCCACACCTGGAACACCTGGCGGGAGAATCTTGCCGACTTCCTGCCGCGCTTGTTCCGGCCGGTCCACGACCACCGTCCGAGTGCCGGCCACCTGCCGTTGATCAGGGAGTTCGCGACGCCGGCTCCGGGCACCACGCCGACGCCGTGGCTCACCCAGGACGCCAACGGAGACACCTTCGTCACCGTCGAGACGGGCAGCGAGTACGCGAGCGCGGGCCGGGTGACCCTCTGGGGCAACTGGGCGCCGGGCGGAAGCTGGGTCAATGTTCCGCTCACCCGTACCGGTGACCGGTGGCGGGGGACCGTGGGTCCGCTCAAGCCCTGGTTCTACTACTACAAGTTCATCGTCGACCTGGTGTCGAAGAAGGACACCGCGAACCCGACGCGCATCACCACGGAACCGACCTGGAGCACATTCCTCGCCCCCGGACGGGCCGCCCGACCGCTGACCGATGTGCGGGCCGGTCGGGGCGGCACGCTTGCGACCCTGACCTACACCAGCACCGTGGTCGCGGCCGAACGCACCGCCTACGTGTGGACACCGCCCGGCTACGACCCCGCTCGGGCGGAGCCGTATCCGGTGCTGTACCTCCAACACGGCGGCGGCCAGAACTACACCGACTGGGTGGAGATGGGCCGCGCCAAGCAGATCCTCGACAACGGCTTCCGCGACGGGAAGCTCGTGCCGATGGTGGTGGTGATGGGCAACGGCAACGTGCCGGACTTCGGGAAGGAGTTGCTGGACAACATCGTCCCAGCGGCCCGGGCGGCGTACCACATCTCGCACGACCCGGCGCGGCAGGCGCTTGCCGGCCTGTCGATGGGTGGGTTCCAGGCTCTCGACGTGCTCAAGACGCATCCCGGCGAGTTCGCGTACATCGGCACGTTCTCCGCGGGGGTGTTCAACTCGACGGGCTTCGACGTCGCGGCGGTCAACGACGGCACAAAGCTGCTGCGGATGTACACCGGCAATGTGACGGACTTCGTCTACCCGCTTGTGTTGTCCACGATGGCGACCTTCGACACCCTCGGAATCCGGTACGAGTTCGCCGGGGTGACGCCAGGTCCGCACGGCTGGGACGCGTGGCAGAAGAACCTCATCGACTTCGCGCCGCGGCTGTTCCGGCCCGACAGCACCTGA